The genomic window taggagtttctctctttgggtctctttcaggaggtgattggtggattctatcaatatttattttgccctctggttctagaatctcagggcagttttccttgataatttcatgaaagatgatgtctaggctctttttttgatcatggctttcaagtagtcctataatttttaaattgtctctcctggatctattttccaggtcagttgtttttccaatgagatatttcacattgtcttccattttttcgttcttttggttttgttttgtgatttcttggtttctcaaaaagtctttagcctccatctgttccattctaattttgaaagaactattttcttcaatgagcttttgaacctccttttctatttggctaattctgctttttaaagcattcttcccctcattggcttttttaacctcttttgccaattgagttagcctatttttcaaggtgttattttcttcagtattttttggggatctcctttagcagggtgttgaccagcttttcatgcttttcttgcatctctctcatttctcttcccagtttttcctccacctctctaacttgattttcaaaatcctttttgagctcttccatggcctgagcccactgaatatttattttggatgttggggatatagaagccttgacttctatgtttttccctgatggttaacattgttcttcctcatccaaaaggatgggaggagatatctgttcaccaagaaagtaaccttctatggtcttatttttcccccccttttctgggcattttcccagccagttacttgacttctgagtttcctctccacacccaccactcctccagatcctcccagccaatgcttggggtctgagattcaaatgctgcttctcagccttagggcttttgccAGGGGCAGGGCtagtattcagtgtgagattaagttcagctgctcaggtggggacagggccaccacacagggctcagttccagcctgctttgggagcccctgtctgctgctgcctctgctgctgcctcctgagggggcctgagttatggggacaccctactcccctcttggccagccaagaagaccctctcactgacatttggcgcctctgggtggagggacctgtgctgccgctggagattctgtccctgaaacctgcttggatctgctcttctcggtgccgcgtggccaaggcaggccTGGGCTCTGTTTTGGGTCCGGTacgcgatggaccttttgggtcagtttttcaggtctctctggaacagaaatctcctcctctccattgttctgtggcttctgctgctacaGGATTTGTTGGgaatagaaggaaggagggatataatcaaaattttataaaacaaccagcatttaattaaattaatatgtaattggtgggaaaacaaaatatatttttaaaaaatgtttacagaataaagaaaatagaCTTTTAGCTTTTCTCCCAAGCTCAGGTGCCAGGATCTGCTACTTCAGCCGCATCCCAGAAACAAGATGGTTAAGTCAACAGATTTAGCCGTACTGGGCACCTGCTGACCAAGGCTGCATTCACCTCAGGTGAAGTAGACATCGTGGCCATCAAAGACCCCTTCATTGGGCTCAACTACGTGGTTTATATGTTTCAATATGACTCTACTCATGGCAAGTTCAAAGGCAGAGTTAAGGCTGAGAATGGGAAGCTGGTGATCAATGGAAAAGCCATTACCTTCTTCCAAGAGAGGGATCCCACCAATATCAAATGGGGAGATGCTAGAGCCGAGTATGATCTAGAATCCACTGGAGTCTTTACCACCATGGAAAAGGCTGGGGCTCATttgaagggtggagccaagagggtcatcatctctgccccttctgctgatgccCCAATGTTTGTAATGGGAGTGAACCATGAGAAATATGGTAATTCCCTTAAGATTATTAGTAATGCTTCCGGCACTACCAACTGCTTGGTCTCCTTGGCTAAGATCATTCATGACAACTTTGGCATTGTGGAAGGACACATGACTACAGTCCATTACTGCTACCCAGAAGACAGTAGATGGCCCCTCTCGTAAGTTGTGGAGTGATGGCCGTGGTGCTGCCCAAAACATCATCCCTGCTTCCACTGGTGCTGCTAAGGCTGTAGGCAAGGTCATACCTGAGTTGAATGGCAAGCTCACAGGCATGGCCTTCTGTGTTCCTACTCCCAGCATATCTGTTGTAGATCTGACCTGCCACCTGAAGAAACATGCCAAATATTATGATATCAAGAAAGTAGTCAAGTAGGCATCAGAAGGACCCTTGAAGGGCATCTTGAGCTTCACAGAGGACCAGGTTGTATCCTGTGACTTTAACAGCAACACCCACTCTTCCACCTTTGATGCTGGTGCTGGTATTGCCCTCAATGACCACTATGTCAAGCTCATTTCTTGGTATGACAGCGAGTATGGCTATAGCAACTATGAAGTGGACCTCATGGTCTACATGGCCTCCAGACAGTAAAGTTTAAAGCCATGGATCTTCATCCCCaggcaaaaaaaaagagttcttccACTGGGGAGCCTACATTTCTAACTTACATTCTGTAGTGGGGATACCACGTCCCATTCACATCCTTGTCCCAATACACCCCTGTAGTATGGGGGAGAAGCCTAGAGTCCTGTATTGTCTACCACCAATAAATTCACCACattatctgcaaaaaaaaaaaaaaaaagaaagaaagaaaatagaggttcTCCCCCGTTCAGCATGGCAACATCCATTgtttacagcaaatggagaaatctGGAATCCTCTGAATAAGTTCACTTTCTTTGACAGCATGCTTTCTAGTAAGACACAGAGGTGATGAGGTTGTGAAAACAATTAACCTTTAAGTCTGTTagtatttaattattttgatttatttttaggttcATTGTAGGATTAAATTCCCTTATTTGGGAAAAACTAACCCTAACAGCTAAGCCAAATTAGAATAGATATTTTTGTAAGACTGCATTTTCTATAGATTTAATATAGATTGATAAGACTTTATCATTTAGTAGCAGATACTTTATGATAAGACAAATATCTTCATGGGACTAAAATAATCATGGCATTATCCAACTGTTTTCTAAGGCTAAATTCCCCTTTCTGGCTGCTAGAGTAAAGAGGTTGACAAAAGCCAAAGTTCCTTTGTTCAGTTTAGTGGATAAGctcctttttacattttctccagcaAGACATTAACTCTACATGGAGTAGTGTAATCTTCTAAATTTAGATTTGCCTTTCTGGCAGCTGGAACATGGGGCATGAGTGCTCAGTACAAAGCACAAGTTCctcttttccagtctttcttcAAATTATAGACTCCTTAAAAGTAATACTTTTGGCTGCAAAATTCAGCAGGCACTTCTGGGGTATTGTCACATTGACAGACAAGTTGAGAGAGACAGGATGACTCTGGATCAAGAAAACCTGGCAGGAGTAAGTAGTCAGATGACCTGCGTTGTCCAACTGGATTATGTTCAAAATATGTGCCCTAAGAtagttgtgtttttttcttcctcttctgttataaAAATAAGCTCTGTAAATCACATCTTTGTTACAAATTGCTGAGAAATTAGTACACCTTACTTAAAGATAACCTGTCAACTCTTACAATTAAATAATTGTTCACTAGCAAATTTTGTACCtcagattattttctatttcagaTAACTCATTTTAACACTAGATACCTGCCCTGCCAGACACAGCTTAGTGTTTGAGAGGTTCCCAAGGAACGTGTGAAAGAAAAGAGGTTTTGGGCTGcttaccaaactgaagatgtACAGAggtattgtgctgacctcattgttgcatgtcTGTGAAAGCTGAACAGTGTACcggcaccatgccaggaaactgaatcatttccatttgaattgtcttatgAAAAGTGTGAACATCCCCTGggaagataaggtactggacactgaggttgTTTCTCAAATTAGATTGCCATGCATTCACCTTctgctgcagagagcacaactctgaaggactggtcatgttgttcaaatgccaaaagtaTGTTTTCTTAAAAGAATATTTCACAGAGAACACAAGCAAAAAAGGCACTCACAacgtggtcagaagtgatacaaggatgtTCTTAAGGTCTCTGTGAAGAATTTTgtaatcaattgtgagacatggagaCACTGGCAAAAGAGTAACCAGGATGGCCTGTCCATGTCAAAGAACTTGCCATACTGTACTGTACtagcaaaacagaattgcagtagctccaAAGACTAATGAGATGTGCAGATTCAGAGCCATCTCTCCACTAaacgttcacatggactatttcttCACAACTTGTGGTAGAGTCTTCTATCTGCTCTTAATGCCTGATCATCTATGGTTGGAAAtattgtggtagagccttctatCTTCTCTTAATGCCTGATCATCTATGGTTGGAAATATTGTACTTCCACCctgacataatgatgtcattttggtctgctttgagaacaaagaacaacaaaaatgaccaACTATGTAACTAAACATTTTCATAAGGAAATATATGTTATTGACAAATGAAAGCAATCATAAAGTGAAAGCATAAGATGTTTTGGCCATGATACATCATAGCCATATATCAAGCCCTAAGTGTAACAATATATAACTCCCCTTCACTTGGCTGGAAAGTTTAATATCTTTCAGTTCACTCCAGATTGTAATTAGTATGGCTTATGAATCCTTTTTGTTTTATCTAGACAAGATTGTGTTTCAGGCTTTCAAGAAATTAGatagatcttttctttttctttcctctgttttctaTAATCAAACATTCTACACCTGCCCCGAGAATACATTGTACTTGCAGCATCTCACAACCTAGCTTTTATCACTTCTGATGTGGAAGTAATTTcacactgtctttctttctcctccagagacccTTCTATCTCACAAATAAAACACACCTTGTCATGGATTCCACAGAGAAACACATTACATAGTAAGACATTCCTCAACTTTATTCCAACTGTTCTTATCAAatacttttctcaatttttcattgAGCACTTAATGTCTATGGTTTTAAATGTTGATTCTCACTAAACTAGGATAAGACTTCTAGGTCagtcccccttttctccttcagtttcctcttctcactcGATGAGGTTTAGACTGCCTGAATTCTGGAGTCTTTTTCACGTCAAAATCTTGTGACTCTCGATGGTTTAGGAGCTGGTGACATTCCAGGATGTGTCTGAGGACTTCACTCCAGAGGAATGGGACCTCTTAGACCATCCTCAGAAGGAGTTTTACAAGGAGGTCGTGCTGGAGAATGCCCACAATCTACTCTTTTTGGGTAAGGACATTTTCCTGGCCTATTTCAGTCTGCTTTCAAAGGGAATATCATTATCCCTCAGTGTGCTGGTTCTGGAGCACTTCTTAATtactagaaagaaaaatatgctgATCTCCCATGTCCAAGAGACAGGGTCCTCCTGCTGCCTGGTTTTCCTATAAAAGTTCAGTATATTTATTGTGTGAAGATAGCATGACAGTTTCCTTGTTGTTTCTGAAGCTGTCTCTTGCCAATTCTAGGTTTCTTGAAGTCAAAGATCAGATCAGTGTTGAAGCATCTCAGACATAGAACTAATCCCAAATATCTAACCTTTCCTTGGTCAGGAATTTTGCCTGCCAAAACTCTGAAAACTGTTCAGCTgacttttctttgcatctcatTCCTCTTTGGGAAGTGACAAGTATTTAGGATATCCTTTATTTGAGAAGCAACAATTTATATCTCATAGTTCCTAGTTGTGCGTAGTGTGACACATTTGTCCTCAATCTCCCTTACTTGCTTTCCACATTACAGTACAGatagtgaggaaggaaggaaggggataaaCCTTTCTATTCAACTGATTTCCAACAGGTGCTGTTCTAAGTGTTTTCTGTAAATATTATGTTattaggtgatattattatccccatttgacatttggcataactgaagaaaacagaggttaagtgaacttTTCAGAGGTACACAGCTagaatctgaggctagatttaaacccTGATATTTCTTagtccaggcccagagttctctCCTCTGCACAACAGGCTGCCTCTAAATTCTAGATAATGAAATCTATGCAATGAGACCATCCTCCTATGAAGAAGATGCAACAAGATCcaattttctgattccaaattggCTCCATGATCTTCTCCCACACCTCTCCCCAATGTTTCCCAATATAAATGCTATGGAAACCACATttaaagaaatctgggaaccatcCTGTGCTCCTTGATCTCATACCCCCATCAATGGCAGGAACAGCAGACTTGCCAAGAATCAGAATTTGACTAAGTATGGTTCATTGTGTTTCCCAACAGGAGAATCTCACCAGAAGAGGTAATGAATCCCTCAATGAACAGTACCAAGATTTTTATAGGTTTCAGGGAGTGAGGAGTTGAGTAGGAGACAGAACCAAAGCTGATATACATCAAAGACTCATTTGCTGGAGCTCAAGGAAGATCTGGCATATTCTCTATTGGTTACTTGCATTACAACTATTAATGGAAAAACAAGCCATATATTGTGAACGTGATGAAGTGATTCTCAAAATGGAGTAACTTTGTATGTACACTCTTTTCCGTAAAGCAGACAAACTTACATCTTTTTCTCCATGCTCATCCCTGTTTCCCCATGCTCAGGGCTTCCAATTCCCGAAGAATATTTGCTTTCTTATATTGAGGAAAGGGAATCACCACGGAATCTGGAACAAGAAAACCTGAGGAGCTGCTGTCCAGGTGAGTGAGGCAAAAGCAGTTATATGAGAGCTGTGATTTTTATTATGGCAAAGTAAGTGCTAGGTATGGAAGCAGGAGTACTTGATTTAGAATTTTTCTTCAGACACTTCTGGCAGTGGGtctgtggacaaatcacttaatcccactGAGTCTCAGtatcctcttctgcaaaataaggaagttggacacCATGGTCATTAAGCTGTCTTCTACTGATAAATGTATGttcttaaaaaaattcattgttttGAATTTGTGGGCATGGACCTTCCTTGAAAGTGAAAAAGGTGGTTAGGCTTTCCAATATGGATACTTTCTTAGGCTTTTCTTAAGTCAGTGAACATTTAATAAGTTTCTGCTATGGGCCAGACTCTCTGCTGAGCACCATGGATATAAAGAGATACAAGGAACATCCCCTGCTCTCCTGGAGTTCACAGATTGGTTGGGCAGAGGACATGCCCCCACCAATGTAGAAACTTGTTATGGAAACGACAAATTGGAACTCATTGAGAGAGTGAAGGCACTACAATGAAGAAGGACTGGAAAGGCTTATTATTGTGGAGGTAGGCTCTAGATGGGGCTTCATGGAAGCTGGCATGGAAATCCCAGTCAGGGGGTGGAGTGTCCTTTCTGTTGATGGAAGAGAACAGAGGCCTATACCACTGGATTATAGCATGTTTGATGGGTGAAAGGAAATTAGAAGAGTAAGAGAGTGATAGGCAAAAAAAAAGGGTAGGTGATTAATAGCCTTAGAGatgatttttatttgatccttttcCTGGGGAGCCACAGGAGGATGTTGAGGACATGGTAACCTGATCAATCAAGAAGTTTAGGAAGATAATCTTTGATAAGTATGTGGAGGAATGACTGGAGtggggggagacttgaggcagttgGAGCAAGTAGAATGTTCTTGAAATGCCTCAGATGGGAGGTATTTGGGGCCTGAAGCCAGACAGTGGCAGTGTTGGCAGAGAAGGGGGTGTATGGGAGAGATGCTATCTGGGTTGAGTCATAGGTATTTGTAGCAGATTGAATATGGGGGTCAGGATTGTGTGTTTGAGAGTCAGTGAGGCGTGTATGACCCCTCATTTGTGAGTCTGTCCTACTGGGAGGATGCCTTGGAGAACATTCTGAAAGGAGGAAGATTGAGGGTTGGGGGAAATAGAATGAGCTTTATTGGGGGAACAATAAGAGGAGTATCAGTAAAACAGAGAGGGGGGAGATAAACAGGGAGATTGATTGAATGTCAAAGGCTGCAGGCAAGAAGGATGAGGACGAAAAAGTGGCAAGTGGATTTattgacttttaaatttttggtagttttggagagagcaatttcagctGAACAATGAAATTGGGAGCTAGGCTACCTAGAATTTCGGAGAAAGCAGAGCAAAGGAATTGGAGACACCAGTTGTAATTGGACATCTCCAACTTTTTAgccaagaaatggaagaaagatctTGGAAAATATCTCTTGGATTGAATGGACCATGTGACCATAGGCACTTGTGTCAGTAGGGAAGGGATCAgtgtgggagagacagagaagtagTGAAAAAAGAGAATGCTGTAAGGGCAGCATACTGAGGAAGATGATGTCCTGAAGTGGGATGATTTACACATGGAAAGGAGTTTGCTTAACtagcagaactagaacaatttCCTCTGTTGGggatatcaaaaatgaaaaaataacagcacTTAATGTATGACAGAGCAGGAGCACAAGATAGCTCTTGATAAATATCcaattatttcaaagaaaaaatagaaggcacaTTTCTCTACTGAGAAGGAGAGTGGGGGGTGGAAAGTGGGAGCAATCAATAAGGAAGAGTTGGGAAAGAgtgaaaataattggaaaagttGCTGTCGTGAATGAGGTAGGGAGTCAGTCATGTGGTTTTCAGTCCTTTTCGACTTTTCATCATcccattttggttttcttggcaaatccattggagtgatttgccatttccttttcaggctcattttacagatgaagaaatctagGGCAAGAGgtccaagtgacttgcccagggtcacaaagctattaaatgtctgaggttggatttgaacctgaGTCTTCCTAAGCAGTATTCTCttcactgcaccccctagctacCATAAGAGAGTAAGTTAGGGAGATGGCAAATGATATCCTTGCCACAGGGAGGTCCACTCTGAAATTTGAGTAATTGTGGACCCAAGCTGTctggttttatgattttctctcttttcagcaGCATCTAAGTACTACTAAAGGCTGTTTCGTTACTTGTAATTAATCCAAGACCAGATTCATTGAGCTGACAGGCACTTTCCATTTGGGGAACAGGGAAGTAGACATTCCCTAATGTCCCATAGCAGGAGATGCTTCAGGAGCTGCTAAAGCAGTTTCTGCAATCTTCTGCTACAAGTCAGGTTAGGTTCCATCAGGGTTAGCAATAACTAAAAGTCATTCAAATAGGAAATAAAgtgcaagaaagagagagagaaagagctgaGGCTAGAACCTGCATTTGCCTAATAAGACACAGTCCAGAATGCAGGGATTAAGGTAGAAGATTGGGCCTGGTGTCAGCCTTGGACCctatcaatcagtcaatgaacGTGGATTAAGCACCTCTAGTTTTCTAGGCAACTCACCAAACTTTAGGAAGGGAAAAGCCAGTCCCTGGTGTCAAGGAGCTCTCAATCTGGCATAGAAACATGGAGATGGTTGAGAAGAAGCAAGAGATCAGAAACCTTGGTCTCAGCTCATCCAGGGAAAGGAGAGTGTTTGGAAGTGGAAAGACATCTAGTACAACGGGATAGAATGATATATGAGGGACCTCAAGGAGTGAAGCTGGTAATGGTGAAGGAGAGCAGAATTAGGGAAAAACATCAAAATCAaaacaagaatgagaaaaatttcaGAAATACCTCAGAGATGTTGCAGGGTCAATTACAAAGCTCCACAGTCAAGTGAATATTGCAATCAAGTGAGTCACCAgaatttttgtttcttcagttCCTATAAAAGTCCTGTTCACAGTATACTGTTGTCTATTACATGCataatactattttctttttaaaaatacatgttttaattttaaaatatttcattgataatACAGTCTCACTATCATCTAAGCCTTCAGTGAGTCTTAAACTTCTTACTAGTGGAGGCTTTGGCCCAATGTTGATGATTGCTGACTGATCAAGTTGGTGGTTGCTCAAGTTGCCATGGCAATTTCATAAAATAAGGCAACAGTGAAGTCTGACACATTTATTGTCTCTTCTCCCTTGAACTTCAAGCCCCATTTTAGGGTTATGAATTGGAgtcatttcaatatttttgtgtctcaAAGAATAGGATGActcaaagaaagggagagaaaagtcaAACATGCAGAAATAATTGTTTCTTAAAAACAATAGCAAGCAGGATGGAGAAAGGCTATCTACTTCTTTAGAGGGAACGTGCCAATTTGGATGGGTGGAGGTCGAGTTTCAGCTGCAGGGATATTGGTCTGGTCACTCAGTCATTCTGAACTCATGACCTTACTTAAGAATGTAAGGAGATTGCTGAGTCTGCCAGTATCACAGGTGTTTATGATCTGATGTGATTATTTGTGATGTTCTTTAGATAATGGCATTTTCAAATGATTGATTCCATCCATTTAAATGTGAAGACTTTTCCGTTTACCTGGAGAAATAGTATA from Notamacropus eugenii isolate mMacEug1 chromosome 1, mMacEug1.pri_v2, whole genome shotgun sequence includes these protein-coding regions:
- the LOC140520112 gene encoding glyceraldehyde-3-phosphate dehydrogenase-like; its protein translation is MDLLGEVDIVAIKDPFIGLNYVVYMFQYDSTHGKFKGRVKAENGKLVINGKAITFFQERDPTNIKWGDARAEYDLESTGVFTTMEKAGAHLKGGAKRKTVDGPSRKLWSDGRGAAQNIIPASTGAAKAVGKVIPELNGKLTGMAFCVPTPSISVVDLTCHLKKHAKYYDIKKVVNNTHSSTFDAGAGIALNDHYVKLISWYDSEYGYSNYEVDLMVYMASRQ